One stretch of Methermicoccus shengliensis DSM 18856 DNA includes these proteins:
- a CDS encoding DUF22 domain-containing protein, with translation MSEGEEFERVNLRITTKDGKCVPITVEAAPYEFTVGTRAKWEMMIADEDLDVKKGECVNIRIRPLTLHSHTIALPCAFNQHPIVTALRVHEGRCAPKPVEAQRTVRYVIALALSDGEVRKGDLLGVLNIFPVMFTRNAREPRVVSEE, from the coding sequence ATGTCAGAGGGAGAGGAGTTCGAGAGAGTTAACCTGAGAATAACAACGAAAGACGGTAAGTGTGTGCCCATCACAGTCGAGGCAGCCCCATACGAGTTCACAGTTGGAACGAGAGCCAAGTGGGAGATGATGATTGCCGACGAAGACCTGGATGTGAAGAAAGGTGAGTGTGTCAATATCAGAATACGCCCCCTAACCCTCCACTCTCACACGATTGCCCTTCCGTGTGCATTCAACCAGCACCCAATAGTTACCGCCCTCAGGGTGCACGAAGGAAGGTGCGCTCCCAAGCCCGTGGAGGCTCAGAGAACTGTGAGGTACGTGATTGCCCTCGCCCTCAGCGATGGAGAGGTAAGGAAGGGTGACCTCCTTGGTGTGCTGAACATCTTTCCCGTGATGTTCACGAGGAACGCAAGAGAGCCAAGAGTTGTGAGTGAGGAGTGA
- the rnhB gene encoding ribonuclease HII has protein sequence MLVAGVDEAGKGPVLGPLVVACVVMDEHALHELERLGVRDSKRLSARRRARLADRIKEMADVHILALSPREIDAMRERTTMNWVMVHCFSDVLARARADVAYVDAADVSEERFAERIMHCLLERGCPTRVVALHRADVHIPVVSAASIVAKVHRDTAIDELARTYGKIGSGYPSDPSTISFLRDWIAEHHTLPACARASWSTCARLLKETRFRARGE, from the coding sequence ATGCTGGTGGCTGGGGTGGACGAGGCTGGAAAGGGTCCAGTGCTGGGGCCCCTCGTGGTGGCGTGCGTGGTGATGGATGAGCACGCTCTGCACGAGCTCGAGCGGCTGGGGGTGAGGGACTCAAAGCGCCTTTCAGCCAGAAGGCGTGCACGGCTTGCGGATAGAATAAAAGAGATGGCGGATGTGCACATACTCGCCCTTTCACCGAGGGAGATAGACGCCATGCGGGAGCGCACCACCATGAACTGGGTGATGGTGCACTGCTTTTCCGATGTGCTCGCCCGCGCACGCGCAGATGTGGCGTATGTGGATGCGGCGGACGTGAGTGAGGAGAGGTTCGCAGAAAGGATAATGCACTGCCTACTGGAGAGGGGCTGCCCCACGAGGGTGGTCGCCCTCCACAGGGCTGATGTGCACATTCCCGTGGTGTCAGCAGCATCGATAGTGGCCAAGGTGCATAGAGACACCGCCATAGATGAGCTTGCGCGCACCTATGGCAAGATAGGCTCTGGCTATCCCTCTGACCCCAGCACGATATCCTTCCTTCGTGATTGGATAGCCGAGCACCACACCCTTCCGGCGTGTGCACGTGCCTCGTGGAGCACGTGCGCTCGGCTGCTGAAGGAAACTCGCTTTAGAGCACGTGGGGAATGA
- a CDS encoding metal ABC transporter permease — protein MIEVLGYTFMQRALIAGLLVAVLCSAVGMFVVLKRLAFIGVGVSHASFGGVAIGFFLGIDPLLSALVFSTGMAVLIGWMSRTGRMSEDSAIGIMFSVSMALGVLLVGLTTGYTVDLFGYLFGNILSVTSEDLLYTLALSAIVLGCVGAFYHQLVYLSFDEEGARASGVPVGALYYMLLVLIALTVVVAIKVVGIVLVSALLIIPAASSLQVLGRLRSCMIAATGLGIFSVLSGLVGSYYFDLATGGTIVLVCGLLFALSFAIGRMR, from the coding sequence ATGATTGAGGTGCTTGGCTACACCTTCATGCAGCGAGCCCTCATAGCTGGGCTGCTGGTGGCAGTGCTGTGCTCGGCAGTGGGGATGTTCGTGGTGCTAAAGAGGCTGGCTTTTATAGGAGTGGGGGTGTCTCATGCCTCGTTTGGAGGTGTGGCGATTGGCTTTTTTCTTGGCATCGATCCCCTCCTCTCGGCGCTCGTGTTCTCCACTGGGATGGCGGTGCTCATAGGATGGATGAGCAGGACTGGCAGGATGTCCGAGGACTCTGCAATTGGCATAATGTTCTCGGTCTCGATGGCTCTTGGCGTGCTGCTCGTGGGGCTCACCACAGGATACACAGTGGATCTCTTTGGCTATCTGTTTGGCAACATACTCTCGGTGACCTCTGAAGACCTGCTCTACACGCTGGCGCTCTCTGCCATCGTGCTGGGATGCGTGGGGGCGTTCTATCACCAGCTTGTGTACCTATCCTTTGACGAAGAGGGCGCAAGGGCATCTGGCGTTCCAGTGGGAGCACTGTACTACATGCTCCTCGTGCTCATCGCCCTCACAGTGGTGGTGGCTATAAAGGTGGTGGGCATAGTGCTCGTATCTGCCCTGCTCATAATTCCAGCCGCAAGCTCGCTTCAGGTGCTGGGAAGGCTCAGGAGCTGCATGATCGCCGCCACCGGGCTTGGCATATTCTCAGTGCTCTCTGGGCTGGTGGGCTCTTACTATTTCGACCTTGCCACCGGGGGCACGATTGTGCTCGTGTGCGGCTTGCTGTTTGCCCTCAGCTTTGCCATTGGGAGGATGCGGTAG
- a CDS encoding metal ABC transporter ATP-binding protein, translating to MRVVELVGVYVRYGDRVVLEDVNLVINKGDFLGLIGPNGGGKTTLLKVILGFIKPCRGTVRVFGVPVEELDGQRGRIGYVPQHTDFDPRFPITVEDVVLMGRLNRTVPFYRPSREDRRAALDALEMMGVADLRDRQIGQLSGGQLQRVLIARALVSRPELLLLDEPTTGVDIQSRDVLLELIDELRAKGTTVVMASHDVGVISSKVSRLVCVNRRVHVHDEPYEAIAEGHLKSVYGCEVELLMHGKVPHRKQDSHWVVGEHDD from the coding sequence ATGAGAGTAGTCGAGCTCGTGGGCGTGTATGTGAGATATGGTGACCGTGTGGTGCTCGAGGATGTGAACCTCGTCATAAATAAGGGGGACTTTCTTGGGCTGATAGGTCCCAACGGTGGCGGAAAGACAACGCTGCTCAAGGTAATCCTCGGCTTCATAAAGCCATGCAGAGGGACTGTTAGGGTGTTTGGTGTGCCCGTGGAGGAGCTGGATGGGCAACGGGGACGGATTGGGTATGTTCCCCAGCACACCGATTTCGACCCGAGATTTCCCATCACGGTTGAGGACGTCGTGCTCATGGGAAGGCTCAACAGAACTGTACCCTTCTACAGGCCCAGCAGGGAGGACAGGAGAGCAGCGCTCGATGCCCTCGAGATGATGGGTGTGGCAGACCTCAGGGACAGGCAGATTGGACAGCTTTCTGGAGGTCAGCTCCAGAGGGTGCTAATTGCAAGGGCACTCGTCTCCCGCCCAGAGCTGCTCTTGCTCGATGAGCCCACCACGGGAGTGGACATCCAGTCGAGGGACGTGCTGCTCGAGCTGATAGATGAACTCAGAGCCAAGGGCACCACAGTCGTGATGGCATCCCATGATGTGGGGGTGATATCCTCCAAGGTGAGCAGGCTGGTGTGTGTGAACAGGAGGGTGCACGTGCACGACGAGCCATACGAGGCGATAGCTGAGGGGCATCTCAAGAGCGTGTATGGGTGTGAGGTCGAGCTGCTCATGCATGGCAAGGTGCCCCACAGAAAGCAGGACTCACACTGGGTGGTGGGGGAGCACGATGATTGA
- a CDS encoding metal ABC transporter substrate-binding protein — protein MSGRVLLGRVLTLLLVLALAAGTLGCTQPQPEDTGRIQVVASIMPLGDFAKQVGQERVEVHVLLPSGASPHSWEPTPRDLQWFSRADLFIENGGGLEFWAEKVVLSAAPEGLRVINASEGIHMVASEHEEDAHHVNDVHHVNPHVWLDPLLAKRQVENIRDALIAIDPENATYYTQNAREYLDELDALHHAYVEETSKFKTRTFITFHPAWTYMCMRYNLTQIPIEESPGKEPSPAYIASIIKMAEEHNAGAVFAEPQFNPQSAHIIAEETGLKVLYLDPLGDVSNPERNTYIKLMRYNLAQLSEGLK, from the coding sequence TTGAGCGGAAGGGTGCTGTTGGGTAGGGTGCTGACACTGCTTTTGGTGCTGGCCTTGGCAGCGGGCACGCTTGGGTGCACACAGCCACAGCCGGAGGATACGGGCAGGATACAGGTGGTGGCATCCATCATGCCCCTCGGTGACTTTGCGAAGCAGGTGGGGCAAGAGAGGGTGGAGGTCCATGTGCTCCTCCCCTCTGGTGCCAGTCCTCATTCGTGGGAGCCCACGCCACGCGACCTTCAGTGGTTCTCACGGGCTGACCTCTTCATAGAGAATGGAGGGGGGCTTGAGTTCTGGGCCGAGAAGGTGGTTCTCTCTGCGGCACCTGAAGGACTGCGGGTGATAAATGCCTCGGAGGGAATACACATGGTGGCGAGTGAGCATGAGGAGGATGCCCACCACGTGAACGATGTCCACCACGTGAACCCCCACGTGTGGCTCGACCCATTGCTCGCCAAGAGACAGGTGGAGAATATACGGGACGCCCTCATAGCCATCGACCCAGAAAACGCCACCTATTATACGCAGAACGCACGGGAGTATCTGGATGAGCTCGATGCCCTCCACCACGCCTATGTGGAAGAGACTTCCAAGTTCAAAACCCGCACGTTCATAACGTTCCATCCAGCATGGACGTACATGTGCATGCGATACAACCTCACCCAGATTCCCATAGAGGAGTCGCCTGGAAAGGAGCCGAGCCCTGCATATATTGCCAGCATCATAAAGATGGCAGAAGAGCACAATGCAGGTGCGGTGTTCGCAGAGCCCCAGTTCAATCCGCAGAGTGCACACATCATCGCAGAGGAGACAGGGCTCAAGGTGCTCTATCTCGACCCCCTCGGCGATGTGAGCAATCCAGAGAGGAACACCTACATCAAGCTGATGAGGTATAACCTCGCCCAGCTCTCAGAAGGGTTAAAATAG
- a CDS encoding CopG family ribbon-helix-helix protein, translated as MSKIISISMSEELLDGIDRIQRELGFSGRSEVIRAGIRMLMADSRERERLTGDISSILLLVHAQNVEDTVTEIKHQFEEVVSTHVHHHLREDKCLEILILSGDARRIKRLVEMFQTTGKMEYIKLIVP; from the coding sequence ATGTCAAAAATCATCAGCATATCGATGAGTGAGGAACTCCTCGATGGGATAGACAGGATACAAAGGGAGCTTGGCTTTTCTGGAAGGTCGGAGGTTATCAGGGCGGGGATACGAATGCTCATGGCAGACAGCAGGGAGAGGGAAAGGCTCACTGGCGACATCAGCTCAATCCTGCTGCTGGTGCACGCCCAGAATGTGGAAGACACCGTCACAGAGATAAAGCATCAGTTCGAGGAGGTGGTAAGCACCCATGTGCACCACCACCTAAGGGAGGACAAGTGTCTTGAGATACTCATCCTGAGCGGTGATGCCCGCAGGATAAAAAGATTGGTGGAGATGTTCCAGACAACCGGAAAAATGGAGTACATCAAGCTGATTGTTCCATGA
- the gatC gene encoding Asp-tRNA(Asn)/Glu-tRNA(Gln) amidotransferase subunit GatC, producing the protein MALITQEDLEHICWLCRIALAEDEKQLFTQQLNTVLGYFDKLDEVDTEDVEPTYHVLNIENVFRKDEVEPSLSQEEVLANAPRSENGYFRAPRIV; encoded by the coding sequence GTGGCGTTGATAACCCAGGAAGACCTAGAGCACATCTGCTGGCTGTGTAGGATTGCGCTTGCCGAGGACGAGAAGCAGCTCTTCACCCAGCAGCTAAACACGGTGCTGGGCTACTTTGACAAGCTGGACGAGGTGGACACCGAGGATGTGGAGCCCACATATCACGTGCTGAACATAGAGAACGTGTTCAGAAAGGATGAGGTGGAGCCCTCACTCTCACAGGAAGAAGTGCTCGCAAACGCCCCAAGAAGCGAGAACGGGTACTTCAGGGCTCCAAGAATCGTGTGA
- the gatA gene encoding Asp-tRNA(Asn)/Glu-tRNA(Gln) amidotransferase subunit GatA yields the protein MSISEARKLAEDEGCVEAVGRCVEGLEGGKLNDFITISKEQATARAERLDENEKLWREKPLFGVPVAVKDNISTRGIPTTCASKILEGYVPPFDATVVQRLYEAGAIIVGKTNMDEFGMGSTCENSFIGPCKNPHDHSRVAGGSSGGSAAAVAAGEVPIALGSDTGGSIRCPAAFCGCVGLKPTYGAVSRYGLVAYANSLEQIGPMASSVEDVAVLFDVIAGRDKRDSTSVEAKPIVPNLKEDVRGMVVGIPREFYPEGLDEDVERAAWEMVHALEDAGVEHREVSLPHVPYALPAYYIIAMSEASSNLARFDGLRYGLRTKDTNWHDTFSRVRGEGFGTEVKRRVILGTYALSKGYHDRYYLKALKVRTLVKRDFDRALSDVDALIAPTMPYPAFRIGERVDDPLSMYLSDVFTVPINLAGVPSLSVPARRKGEGGMPLGIQLIGRNFEEATLVSLALAGGWK from the coding sequence ATGAGTATATCCGAGGCAAGAAAACTCGCAGAAGATGAGGGGTGTGTGGAGGCAGTCGGCAGGTGTGTCGAGGGGCTCGAAGGGGGGAAGCTAAACGACTTCATCACCATCTCCAAAGAGCAGGCAACTGCGAGGGCAGAGAGGCTCGATGAAAACGAGAAGTTGTGGAGGGAAAAACCGCTTTTTGGCGTGCCCGTGGCAGTAAAGGACAACATCTCCACACGGGGCATACCCACCACGTGTGCTTCCAAGATTCTCGAGGGGTATGTGCCACCGTTCGATGCCACCGTTGTTCAGAGGTTGTATGAGGCGGGTGCCATCATCGTGGGTAAGACCAACATGGACGAATTTGGGATGGGGTCCACGTGCGAAAACAGCTTCATAGGACCATGCAAAAACCCGCACGACCACTCCCGTGTTGCAGGTGGCTCCTCTGGGGGAAGTGCCGCAGCCGTGGCAGCGGGTGAGGTGCCCATCGCCCTTGGAAGCGATACCGGGGGCTCCATACGCTGTCCCGCGGCGTTTTGCGGGTGCGTGGGTCTAAAGCCCACGTACGGAGCGGTATCGAGATACGGGCTGGTGGCGTATGCCAACTCACTGGAGCAGATTGGTCCAATGGCATCGAGCGTGGAGGATGTGGCAGTGCTGTTTGATGTGATAGCGGGTCGAGACAAAAGGGACTCCACCTCTGTTGAGGCAAAACCCATTGTTCCCAACCTGAAAGAGGACGTCAGGGGGATGGTGGTGGGGATTCCAAGGGAGTTCTATCCAGAGGGTCTCGACGAGGATGTGGAAAGAGCTGCATGGGAGATGGTGCATGCGCTCGAGGATGCAGGGGTGGAGCACAGAGAGGTGAGCCTTCCCCATGTCCCGTATGCCCTGCCCGCCTATTACATAATCGCCATGAGTGAGGCATCGTCCAACCTCGCCCGCTTCGATGGTCTGAGATATGGGCTTCGCACAAAGGACACCAACTGGCACGACACCTTCTCGAGGGTGCGGGGCGAGGGATTCGGCACTGAGGTAAAGCGCAGGGTGATTCTTGGAACGTATGCTCTCTCCAAGGGGTATCACGACCGCTATTACCTCAAGGCACTGAAGGTCAGAACGCTCGTGAAGAGGGACTTCGATAGGGCGCTTTCCGACGTGGATGCCCTCATTGCCCCCACCATGCCATATCCTGCGTTCAGGATTGGTGAGAGGGTAGATGACCCGCTATCGATGTACCTCTCGGACGTGTTCACCGTACCCATCAACCTCGCAGGCGTGCCCTCCCTCTCGGTTCCAGCAAGACGCAAGGGTGAGGGAGGAATGCCACTTGGCATTCAGCTCATAGGGCGCAACTTCGAGGAGGCCACACTGGTGAGTCTTGCCCTTGCAGGGGGGTGGAAGTGA
- the gatB gene encoding Asp-tRNA(Asn)/Glu-tRNA(Gln) amidotransferase subunit GatB — protein MAEPRVVIGLETHVQLNTLKSKMFCGCSTEYHDAEPNTHVCPVCLGLPGSLPVLNEGAVEAAIRVALALDCQIGEWTQFYRKNYYYPDLPKGFQISQYDYPIGKHGHVEIEGDEGTKSVGITRVHMEEDPGRLVHLGSIEHARYTLVDYNRSGMPLLEVVSEPDLSSPKEARRYLDKLRSILEYLEVFDADKEGAMRVDANISLEGGTRVEIKNISSHKGVERALHYEIVRQKNALRRGSKIVQETRHFDEARGVTVSLRTKERAEDYRYFPEPDLVPLRIKEEWVSNIAKSLPELPDEKRERFIAQYGIAPTHARSLTSDIRLANLFERVAGQCDPALSAAWIADVIKGELNYRGLPSDALDAAHIVDVLKMLQRGEISDRAAVQVIRTCLDENLSPEQVVEREGLRKAGEDELKPVVERVLADNQRAVSDYFAGKPQAINYLVGQVMSLTKGRADPKVARRLLEERLNQITT, from the coding sequence ATGGCAGAGCCGAGAGTGGTCATAGGGCTGGAGACGCATGTGCAGCTGAATACCCTGAAGAGCAAGATGTTCTGTGGGTGCTCCACAGAGTACCACGATGCAGAGCCCAACACTCATGTGTGCCCAGTGTGCCTTGGACTTCCCGGCTCGCTGCCCGTGCTCAACGAGGGGGCTGTGGAGGCAGCCATCAGGGTTGCCCTCGCCCTCGACTGTCAGATAGGAGAGTGGACACAGTTCTATCGAAAGAACTACTACTATCCAGACCTTCCCAAGGGCTTCCAGATATCCCAGTACGACTACCCAATCGGAAAACATGGCCATGTGGAAATCGAGGGCGATGAGGGCACCAAGAGTGTGGGAATAACAAGGGTGCACATGGAGGAGGACCCCGGAAGGCTGGTGCACCTTGGCTCCATCGAGCATGCGAGATACACCCTCGTTGACTACAACAGGAGCGGAATGCCCCTGCTCGAGGTGGTGAGTGAGCCAGACCTCTCATCCCCCAAGGAGGCAAGACGCTACCTCGACAAGCTTCGAAGCATCCTCGAATACCTCGAGGTGTTCGATGCAGACAAGGAAGGGGCAATGAGGGTGGACGCCAACATATCGCTCGAGGGTGGCACGAGAGTGGAAATCAAGAACATCTCATCCCATAAAGGGGTGGAGAGGGCGCTGCACTATGAAATCGTGCGCCAGAAGAACGCACTGAGAAGGGGCAGCAAGATTGTGCAAGAAACACGCCACTTCGATGAGGCAAGGGGGGTGACGGTCTCGCTACGCACCAAGGAGAGGGCAGAGGACTACCGCTACTTCCCAGAGCCAGACCTCGTGCCCCTCAGGATAAAGGAGGAGTGGGTGTCCAACATTGCCAAAAGCCTTCCAGAGCTTCCCGATGAGAAGCGAGAGCGTTTCATTGCTCAATATGGCATCGCCCCCACCCATGCGAGGTCCCTCACCTCTGACATCAGGCTTGCCAACCTATTCGAAAGGGTGGCAGGGCAGTGCGACCCAGCGCTCAGTGCAGCGTGGATTGCAGATGTAATCAAGGGCGAGCTCAACTACAGGGGGCTGCCCTCGGATGCTCTCGATGCAGCCCACATCGTGGACGTGCTCAAAATGCTTCAGCGTGGAGAGATATCCGACAGGGCGGCTGTGCAGGTGATACGCACCTGTCTCGATGAGAATCTCAGCCCAGAGCAGGTGGTAGAGCGCGAGGGTCTTAGAAAGGCGGGAGAGGATGAGCTTAAGCCAGTGGTGGAGAGGGTGCTGGCAGATAACCAGCGGGCAGTGTCTGACTACTTCGCAGGCAAGCCACAGGCAATCAACTACCTCGTGGGCCAGGTTATGAGCCTCACAAAGGGCAGGGCTGACCCGAAGGTGGCAAGAAGGTTGCTGGAGGAAAGGCTCAACCAGATAACCACCTAA
- a CDS encoding DUF1847 domain-containing protein — MKCALCSKKSCYEALPCDASPPSEEYEGEDLAMLRAAAEVEAEGYMRLCRIEEVVEFAKKMGYHRLGIAFCIGLEREAAMLHRFLVARGFEVCSVMCKVCGVSKDELGLKKIGRSGVEVMCNPITQAKVLNEEGCELNLVLGLCVGHDILFTKHSAAPVSTIAVKDRMLAHNPLGALYSSYWRKRLGV, encoded by the coding sequence ATGAAGTGCGCACTGTGCAGCAAAAAGAGTTGCTACGAGGCACTGCCATGCGATGCCTCTCCCCCTTCTGAGGAATATGAGGGAGAGGACCTTGCGATGCTGAGAGCAGCGGCAGAGGTGGAGGCAGAGGGCTACATGCGGCTGTGCCGCATCGAGGAGGTCGTGGAGTTCGCAAAGAAGATGGGCTACCACAGGCTCGGGATTGCGTTCTGCATCGGGCTCGAGAGAGAGGCTGCGATGCTCCACCGTTTTTTGGTGGCAAGGGGCTTTGAGGTGTGCTCTGTGATGTGCAAGGTGTGTGGGGTGAGCAAGGACGAGCTTGGGCTAAAGAAGATTGGGAGGAGTGGGGTGGAGGTGATGTGCAACCCCATCACGCAGGCGAAGGTGCTAAACGAGGAGGGCTGTGAGCTCAACCTCGTGCTGGGCTTGTGTGTGGGACACGACATCCTCTTTACCAAGCACTCCGCGGCTCCCGTGAGCACGATTGCCGTAAAGGACAGGATGCTCGCCCACAATCCCCTCGGCGCGTTGTACTCCTCATACTGGAGAAAAAGGCTCGGGGTGTAG
- a CDS encoding phosphate ABC transporter ATP-binding protein translates to MNAVETKDLHVYYGNNHIIKGVNLEIPKKVVFAIMGPSGCGKSTLLRAFNRLLELNSNTRVEGDIELMGKSIFEMNPIEVRRRIGMVFQQPNPFPHMSIQDNVTLGLRLNKLVKSKKELYEAAEWALRKAALWDEVKDRLRSPASELSGGQMQRLCIARALAMKPQVLLMDEPTANLDPIATEKIEELIYELSKDYTVVIVTHSPSQAARVSDFTAFVYMGELIEVERTEKIFEHPKERLTEKYLTGRIG, encoded by the coding sequence TTGAACGCGGTAGAGACAAAAGACCTGCATGTGTATTATGGAAATAATCACATAATAAAAGGTGTAAATCTGGAAATCCCAAAAAAGGTTGTTTTTGCTATCATGGGTCCGAGTGGGTGTGGGAAGTCCACACTGCTCAGAGCGTTTAACAGGCTCCTTGAGCTAAACTCGAATACAAGGGTTGAGGGCGATATAGAGCTCATGGGAAAGAGCATATTTGAGATGAATCCGATAGAGGTAAGAAGACGGATAGGCATGGTCTTTCAGCAGCCGAATCCTTTTCCACACATGAGCATACAAGATAACGTAACGCTGGGGCTGAGGTTGAACAAGCTCGTCAAGTCCAAAAAAGAGCTTTATGAGGCTGCAGAGTGGGCTCTAAGGAAGGCTGCCTTATGGGATGAGGTGAAGGATAGGCTACGCAGTCCGGCATCGGAGCTCAGTGGAGGGCAGATGCAGAGGCTGTGCATTGCCAGAGCGCTTGCGATGAAGCCCCAGGTTTTGCTCATGGACGAGCCCACGGCCAACCTCGACCCCATAGCAACTGAAAAAATCGAAGAGCTGATTTACGAGCTCAGCAAGGATTATACAGTAGTTATAGTGACTCACTCTCCCTCACAGGCTGCCAGAGTTTCTGATTTCACCGCGTTTGTTTACATGGGGGAGCTGATAGAGGTCGAGAGGACCGAGAAGATTTTTGAGCATCCCAAGGAAAGGCTGACAGAAAAGTATCTCACCGGGAGGATTGGATGA
- the pstA gene encoding phosphate ABC transporter permease PstA encodes MRMLIRQLKERLFIATIVILAFLVVFPLFHIIYSVAIEGLPVVIKGGWGFVTGTLAPPGGGLGGIGPAIVGTFVLTFLASLMGLPMAIITGIYAAEYPNSLLGRLTRLLLMVMMEFPTILVGLFVMQLVVIPVGSYSAIAGALALVIVLMPYVAVYTEEALKEIPPTYREAAFSLGLTRFKVVFRVLVGMARKGILTGILIGMAKVAGETAPLLFTAGGSSRIYFAGVDKPIGAIPLLIYDLIQQPYENYHEIAWGASFLLLMIFLAIFLPIRLSFKEVKL; translated from the coding sequence ATGAGAATGCTCATCAGGCAGCTTAAGGAGAGGCTCTTTATAGCCACGATTGTTATCTTGGCATTTCTTGTGGTTTTCCCGCTCTTTCACATAATATACAGCGTGGCGATTGAAGGATTGCCTGTGGTGATCAAGGGGGGGTGGGGCTTTGTAACCGGGACGCTTGCCCCTCCAGGGGGCGGTCTTGGAGGCATAGGACCGGCAATAGTCGGGACATTTGTGTTAACTTTCCTGGCCTCGCTGATGGGTTTACCGATGGCAATCATCACGGGCATCTACGCTGCCGAGTACCCCAACAGCCTTCTTGGAAGGCTTACGCGCCTTCTGCTCATGGTCATGATGGAGTTTCCCACGATACTTGTGGGTCTGTTTGTTATGCAGCTCGTGGTTATTCCAGTGGGCAGCTACTCCGCGATAGCTGGTGCCCTTGCCCTGGTCATTGTGTTGATGCCGTACGTGGCGGTATACACGGAAGAGGCTTTGAAGGAGATACCGCCAACGTACAGGGAAGCTGCGTTCAGTCTCGGACTCACGAGGTTCAAGGTCGTTTTCAGGGTACTGGTGGGCATGGCGAGGAAGGGCATTCTCACGGGCATTTTGATAGGGATGGCAAAGGTCGCCGGAGAGACCGCTCCATTACTTTTCACTGCTGGAGGCTCAAGCAGAATATACTTTGCGGGCGTCGACAAGCCCATAGGGGCGATACCTCTCTTGATATACGATCTCATTCAGCAGCCTTACGAGAACTACCATGAAATAGCGTGGGGTGCATCTTTCCTGCTCCTGATGATCTTTCTGGCGATATTTCTGCCGATAAGGCTCAGCTTTAAGGAGGTAAAACTTTGA
- the pstC gene encoding phosphate ABC transporter permease subunit PstC — translation MKDKFKISFLPFSALVFGIFALMLIVYFTVSMPIFQKEGIHIYTTNQWEATEGKEFYGVLAAIYGSIYTSILAVLIALPLSISFAVFVIDYVPKNIKEPLIVATDVMAGLPTIIYGIWGAFVLVPFLRDFVMKPLYRYLSFVPFFSTEPITGYSFLSAGVLLGIMITPFASAIIREAYRMIPFTYREAVYGVGATRYEATKVLIGCIKPAVIAGTLLGFGRAIGETVAVTLVVGNTFNISPSLFSPGYTVSSLIANQFGNAFIYEYMPSALFAAGLSLFFIGLAVNVLGILVLKRWYENAHQAA, via the coding sequence ATGAAAGATAAATTCAAAATTTCTTTTTTACCTTTTTCTGCCCTTGTTTTTGGCATATTTGCTCTAATGCTCATAGTGTACTTCACAGTATCCATGCCCATCTTCCAGAAAGAGGGAATACACATATACACCACAAATCAGTGGGAGGCTACGGAGGGAAAGGAGTTTTATGGTGTTCTCGCAGCAATATACGGCAGTATATACACCTCCATTCTCGCCGTCTTGATTGCCCTGCCCCTCTCAATAAGCTTTGCCGTTTTCGTGATAGATTACGTCCCCAAAAACATTAAAGAGCCATTAATCGTTGCTACAGATGTTATGGCCGGTTTGCCCACCATAATATATGGTATATGGGGGGCTTTTGTGCTCGTTCCATTTTTAAGAGACTTTGTTATGAAACCGCTTTACAGGTACCTCTCATTTGTGCCCTTCTTCTCCACCGAGCCCATAACCGGCTATAGCTTTCTGTCTGCCGGTGTTTTGCTTGGAATAATGATCACTCCATTTGCATCTGCAATCATAAGAGAGGCGTACAGAATGATTCCATTCACGTACCGGGAGGCAGTTTATGGAGTTGGAGCGACGAGATATGAGGCTACCAAGGTTCTGATAGGGTGCATCAAACCCGCAGTTATTGCCGGAACTCTCCTTGGGTTTGGAAGGGCCATCGGCGAAACGGTAGCAGTTACACTTGTCGTTGGAAATACATTCAATATTAGTCCCAGTCTCTTTTCCCCGGGTTATACCGTATCCTCGCTCATAGCAAACCAGTTCGGAAATGCGTTCATATACGAGTACATGCCAAGCGCCCTCTTTGCCGCGGGCCTATCCCTGTTCTTTATAGGGCTGGCAGTAAACGTACTCGGAATACTCGTTTTGAAGAGGTGGTATGAGAATGCTCATCAGGCAGCTTAA